Proteins encoded together in one Xyrauchen texanus isolate HMW12.3.18 chromosome 50, RBS_HiC_50CHRs, whole genome shotgun sequence window:
- the cart1 gene encoding cocaine- and amphetamine-regulated transcript protein: protein MVRDRIFLLTVTCSVLLLLVSCDDFLEIRSPEDDMKAQEEKDLIEALQEVLEKLRNKQIPTVEKKFGWVPSCDAGEQCAVRKGARFGKLCSCPGGTTCSFSILKCL from the exons ATGGTTAGAGATCGGATCTTTCTACTAACTGTTACCTGCTCTGTCTTATTGTTACTAGTTAGTTGTGATGATTTTCTAGAGATCCGCTCACCAGAAGATGACATGAAGGCTCAAGAGGAGAAAGACCTG aTTGAAGCCCTTCAAGAAGTGCTTGAAAAACTGAGAAACAAGCAAATTCCCACTGTTGAGAAGAAGTTTGGTTGGGTGCCCTCC TGTGATGCAGGTGAGCAGTGTGCGGTCCGGAAAGGCGCTCGATTCGGGAAGCTCTGCAGCTGTCCTGGAGGAACCACCTGCAGTTTCTCCATCCTCAAGTGTTTGTAA